The Ptiloglossa arizonensis isolate GNS036 chromosome 13, iyPtiAriz1_principal, whole genome shotgun sequence genome window below encodes:
- the LOC143153880 gene encoding protein LLP homolog has protein sequence MAKSIRSKWKRKCRAVKRERYGAKELKMLKKTLGIDNTSQDAEMMEISNIATVVDAMSIKENEKAKEDAKTDDVKKMDVESSGRVYNKRTMQDQYGNYPIWMSLRKIAKHKKGRAKSQKASAKSHKRLTRQQKRKAKRNQVLSKVDNVD, from the exons atgGCAAAATCGATACGTAGTAAATGGAAAAGAAAGTGCAGAGCAGTTAAAAGGGAACGTTACGGtgcaaaagaattaaaaatgttaaaaaagacGTTAGGTATTGACAATACGTCACAAGATGCAGAAATGATGGAAATATCGAATATTGCTACAG tCGTCGATGCGATGTctataaaagaaaatgaaaaagcaaAAGAAGATGCCAAGACGGATGATGTAAAAAAAATGGACGTAGAATCTAGCGGTAGAGTATACAACAAAAGAACCATGCAAGACCAGTATGGAAATTATCCAATATGGATGAGTTTGCGAAAAATTGCCAAACATAAAAAAGGTAGAGCAAAATCGCAAAAAGCAAGTGCAAAGTCGCACAAAAGATTAACTAGACAACAGAAGAGAAAGGCAAAGCGGAACCAAGTTTTGTCCAAAGTCGACAACGTTGATTGA